A window of the Gossypium hirsutum isolate 1008001.06 chromosome A03, Gossypium_hirsutum_v2.1, whole genome shotgun sequence genome harbors these coding sequences:
- the LOC107886611 gene encoding uncharacterized protein isoform X1: protein MIGKITKLDINTDSRARGRYARIAVFVNFGRPLISRILINDNPQRIEYEKLPVMCFKCGRYGHTNETCSLTISSIGAVENEGPSKQATVATATTEKGKYGPWMLVEWKSRRGNLEGAKKCNNLKKEENSGLRFHSLAGLEISSLEQESTKNPKSSLESKNKGILIDSDVNVITGRKVVGNSLNKANLNWPIIKPQKGQARSSKSNTEMIAHSTGVNKKGLENPIALSTANPPASSNNGKTHGSGSSGLQLELQSSKNRLETDPNELSIMQVPMTSAEAMSRPLIVEVKEGVLDAGNHLAVVFNNKRSLETRDSAGSNLVKVGCKSQITKKSVSKGGWKLNKTLKCSGNRFKFSKNSWVSFADSMKRVATLITSEIEK, encoded by the exons ATGATTGGCAAGATTACAAAGCTGGATATCAACACGGATAGTAGGGCAAGGGGACGATACGCTCGTATCGCAGTGTTTGTTAATTTTGGGAGGCCTTTGATCTCTAGGATTCTCATCAACGATAATCCGCAAAGAATAGAATATGAAAAATTACCTGTTATGTGTTTTAAGTGTGGTCGTTACGGTCATACTAATGAAACATGCTCGTTGACTATTTCGTCTATAGGGGCAGTCGAGAATGAGGGTCCATCGAAGCAGGCTACTGTAGCGACTGCAACGACTGAAAAAGGAAAATATGGGCCTTGGATGTTGGTGGAGTGGAAATCTAGACGTGGAAATTTGGAAGGTGCGAAGAAATGTAACAatttgaaaaaagaagaaaattcggGATTACGTTTCCATTCTTTGGCAGGTTTGGAGATAAGTTCCTTGGAGCAAGAATCTACAAAGAACCCTAAATCGTCActggaaagtaaaaataaaggaATATTAATTGACTCTGATGTTAATGTGATTACAGGTAGGAAAGTTGTAGGGAACAGTCTTAATAAAGCCAATCTGAACTGGCCTATTATTAAGCCTCAAAAGGGACAGGCCCGATCATCTAAGTCCAACACTGAAATGATTGCCCACTCCACGGGTGTGAATAAGAAGGGCTTGGAGAACCCGATAGCTTTAAGTACAGCTAATCCACCTGCTTCGTCCAATAATGGAAAGACTCATGGTAGTGGGTCTAGTGGACTACAGCTGGAGCTTCAATCTTCGAAAAACCGTTTAGAAACTGATCCTAACGAGCTTAGCATCATGCAAGTACCTATGACATCAGCTGAAGCTATGTCCAGGCCATTAATTGTAG AAGTGAAAGAAGGAGTGTTGGATGCTGGAAATCATTTAGCAGTAGTGTTTAATAATAAAAGATCTTTGGAGACTAGAGATTCGGCTGGTAGTAATCTTGTTAAGGTGGGTTGTAAAAGTCAGATTACTAAAAAGTCTGTTTCTAAAGGTGGTTGGAAGCTTAACAAAACCTTAAAATGTTCAGGTAACagatttaaattttctaaaaattcctGGGTCTCTTTTGCTGATTCTATGAAGAGGGTTGCTACTCTTATTACTTCTGAAATTGAGAAGTAG
- the LOC107886611 gene encoding uncharacterized protein isoform X2 translates to MIGKITKLDINTDSRARGRYARIAVFVNFGRPLISRILINDNPQRIEYEKLPVMCFKCGRYGHTNETCSLTISSIGAVENEGPSKQATVATATTEKGKYGPWMLVEWKSRRGNLEGAKKCNNLKKEENSGLRFHSLAGLEISSLEQESTKNPKSSLESKNKGILIDSDVNVITGRKVVGNSLNKANLNWPIIKPQKGQARSSKSNTEMIAHSTGVNKKGLENPIALSTANPPASSNNGKTHGSGSSGLQLELQSSKNRLETDPNELSIMQVPMTSAEAMSRPLIVEVKEGVLDAGNHLAVVFNNKRSLETRDSAGSNLVKVTDLNFLKIPGSLLLIL, encoded by the exons ATGATTGGCAAGATTACAAAGCTGGATATCAACACGGATAGTAGGGCAAGGGGACGATACGCTCGTATCGCAGTGTTTGTTAATTTTGGGAGGCCTTTGATCTCTAGGATTCTCATCAACGATAATCCGCAAAGAATAGAATATGAAAAATTACCTGTTATGTGTTTTAAGTGTGGTCGTTACGGTCATACTAATGAAACATGCTCGTTGACTATTTCGTCTATAGGGGCAGTCGAGAATGAGGGTCCATCGAAGCAGGCTACTGTAGCGACTGCAACGACTGAAAAAGGAAAATATGGGCCTTGGATGTTGGTGGAGTGGAAATCTAGACGTGGAAATTTGGAAGGTGCGAAGAAATGTAACAatttgaaaaaagaagaaaattcggGATTACGTTTCCATTCTTTGGCAGGTTTGGAGATAAGTTCCTTGGAGCAAGAATCTACAAAGAACCCTAAATCGTCActggaaagtaaaaataaaggaATATTAATTGACTCTGATGTTAATGTGATTACAGGTAGGAAAGTTGTAGGGAACAGTCTTAATAAAGCCAATCTGAACTGGCCTATTATTAAGCCTCAAAAGGGACAGGCCCGATCATCTAAGTCCAACACTGAAATGATTGCCCACTCCACGGGTGTGAATAAGAAGGGCTTGGAGAACCCGATAGCTTTAAGTACAGCTAATCCACCTGCTTCGTCCAATAATGGAAAGACTCATGGTAGTGGGTCTAGTGGACTACAGCTGGAGCTTCAATCTTCGAAAAACCGTTTAGAAACTGATCCTAACGAGCTTAGCATCATGCAAGTACCTATGACATCAGCTGAAGCTATGTCCAGGCCATTAATTGTAG AAGTGAAAGAAGGAGTGTTGGATGCTGGAAATCATTTAGCAGTAGTGTTTAATAATAAAAGATCTTTGGAGACTAGAGATTCGGCTGGTAGTAATCTTGTTAAG GTAACagatttaaattttctaaaaattcctGGGTCTCTTTTGCTGATTCTATGA